In Pseudomonas sp. PDNC002, the DNA window GATGGCGTCCGAGGTCTCGACGATATTCGCGCCGGGCTGGCGCAGGATCACCAGCGCGACACCGGGACGGCCATCCGGCCAGGACTGCACGTAGTCGTCTTCCGGTGCCTTCACGACCCTGGCGAGATCACGCAGGAACACCGGCGCACCGGCGCGGTAGGCCACCACCAGGTCGCCGTACTCGTCGGGGCTGAACAACTGGTCGTTAGCCGCCAGCGTGGACACCCGGCCATCGCCGAAGATCGCGCCCTTGGCCAGGTTGATGCTGGAGGACTGCAGCGACTGGCGCAGGTCGGCGAGGGTCAGGCGATAGGCCGCAAGCTTCTCCGGCTGCGCCTGGATACGGATCGCGGGGCGCTGCTGGCCGACCACGAAGATCTGCCCCACCCCGCTGATCTGGCTGAGCTGGCGCGCCAGCAGCGTCTCGGCGTAGTCGCTGAGTTCGATCAGCGGCAGCAGCTCGGAATTGACCCGTACGATCATGATCGGGCTGTCCGCCGGGTTGATCTTGCGCCAGGTCGGCAGGTTAGGCATGTCCGCGGGCAGCCGCCCGGCCGCGGCATTGATCGCGGCCGTGACTTCCTGCGCGGCGACGTCGATGTCCTTTTCCAGGGCGAAGGTCAGGGTCAGGGTGGTGGAACCCAGGGCGCTGGTGGAGAGCATCTCGGTGACGCCGGGAATGGCGCTGAACTGCACTTCCAGCGGGGTCGCCACCGAGGACGCCATGGTCTCCGGGCTGCCGCCGGGCAGCAGCGCCTGCACCTGGATCGTCGGGAAGTCCACCTGCGGCAACGGCGCCACACCCAGGCGGAAGAACGCCAGCAGGCCAAGCATCAGCGACGCGATGGTCAGCAGGCAGGTGGCGATGGGATGGCGCACGCACCAGCCGGACATGCCGGCATGCACGCTCACGGCTGGCTCCGGCGCGCCAGGGTCTGCACGTCACCCTGCACGTCCACGCGGGCGCCGGGGGTGAGGCGCGAATGACCATCGAGCACCACCTCGTCGCCCACCGCCAGCCCTTCGACCAGGCTGCGACCATCGATGTCCTGCAGCACCCGCACCGGTACCATCACCGCCTTGCCGTCCGCGATGCGGAACACGAAGGCGCCGTCCAGGCCCCGGCGCACGGCGCGGCTGTCCAGCACCAGGCCGTTGCGCAGCACGCCGGCCTGCAGGTCGACGGTGACGAACTGGCCCGGCCAGAGCTTGCCGTCCTTGTTGTCGAACACCGCGCGCACGCGGATGGTGCCGGTACTGGCGGCGACCTGGTTGTCGATGCTGCGCAGGTGACCCTCGCCCAGCAGTTGGCCGCCATCGCGGCTGTGGGCGGCCACCGGCGAATCCTCGGCCAGTAGCGGTTGCAGTTGTTGCAGGGTTTCCTGCGGCAGGGCGAAGACCACGGAAATCGGCGACATCTGGGTGACGGTGAACAGGCCGCTGCTGTCGTTGGTGCGCAGCAGGTTGCCAACGTCGACGTTGCGGATGCCGACGCGGCCGGCCACTGGCGAGGTGATACGGGTGTAGGACAGACGCACACGCTCGGCATCGATCACCGCCTGGTTGCCGCGCAGCGTGGCGCGCAGACGGGCTGCTTCGGCCTCGGACTGTTCCACGGTCTGGCGGGAGATCGAGCCGCGCTGGATCAGCGTCTGGTAGCGCGCCAGGTCCTGCTCGACGATGCGCAGTTGCGCCTGGTTGCTCTGCTTGGTGGCCTCGGCCTGCTCCAGTGCGGCGGCGATGGCGCGGTCGTCGATGGTTGCCAGCAGTTGGCCCTTCTCCACCATCTGGCCCTCCTCGACGAGCAGCGCCGTGAGCTGGCCCTCCACCTGCGGACGCACCAGCACGCTGGCGAGCGAGGTGACGGTGCCGACGCCATCGAGATTCTGCGTCATATCCTCGCGCGCCACCCGCGCCAGGGTCACCGGCACACCGGGTGGCTGAGCCGCCGCCAGCGGGGCCTCATGGCCGCCGCTGAAGCCCCAGAATCCCGCCCCTAGCGCGACCACGCCCAGCACTCCTGCCGCCAGCCAAACCCGCCGTTGCACCTGCATCCCGCTCTCCCGCGTCTGGTTCGGCCACAGCGGCCACATCCTGCGGTTATAGGCCAGTGGCCGGGACCGGACGCTGACCCTTAAATGACAATCCTGTCAGTTTCGCCGCCGAGGCCCGTGCGACGCGGCTTTGCGCTCAATGGCGATGCGCCAGCGCAAGTTCTCCGGGACCGCCTAGACTCCACACATCCCACATGGAGCGCTGGCGATGCAGCCACCCCGAGGAGCCCTCTGGCTGTTCGCCAGCCCGCTGCGTCTGCGGGCCGGTGCGCTGCTGCTCGCGCTTCTCGCCCTGTCCGCCGGCGCCGCCTGGAATTTCGACACCATCCTGAAGAACGCCGAGCAGCGTTACGGCAACCTGGGCACTGCAAAAAGTCGCATCGAAGCCTGGGGCCGGCTGATCGACGACAGCGAGAACCTCGACGAAGCGGCCAAGCTCAAGGCGGTCAACGCCTTCTTCAATGGCGCGCTGGTGTTCACCGACGACCGCACCGTCTGGCACCAGGAGGATTACTGGGCCACGCCAGTGGAGTCCCTCTACAAGGGCGCCGGCGACTGCGAGGACTACTCCATCGCCAAGTTCGTCACCCTGCGCCGCCTCGGGGTCGCCAGCGACAAGCTGCGCATCACCTACGTCAAGGCACTGCAGCAGAACCAGGCGCACATGGTGCTCACCTACTACGCCTCCCCCACTGCCGAACCGCTGGTGCTGGACAACCTGATCCCGCAGATCAAGCCCGCCTCCCAGCGCAAGGACCTCCTGCCCGTCTACGCCTTCAACGCCGAGGGGCTGTGGCTGCCCGGCCCCGGCGGCGGCAAGCGCACCGGCGACAGCAAGAAGCTGTCGCGCTGGCAGGACCTGTTGACCAAGATGCGCGCCGAGGGCCTGGACCTCGACGAGACGCGATAGGAGAACCCCGGCATGTCATTGCTCAAGCAACTGTTCCTGGCGATCTGCCTGTTCCTCGTGGTGGCCTTCGCCGGCAGCTTCGCCGCCAGCCTGGAAAGCTCCCGCGAGCAGATGATCAGCCAGTTGCGCTCCCACGCGCAGGACGCCGCCACCGCGCTGGGGCTGTCGCTCACACCGCACGTGGACGATCCGGCGATGATCGAGCTGATGGTCAGCTCCATCTTCGACTCCGGCTACTTCGCCACCATCCGCGTGGTCAGCATTCCCGAGGGCAAGGTCATCGTCGAACGCGACAGCGACACCCAGAACCAGCAGGTGCCGGCCTGGTTCGCCCGGCTGGTCAACCTCAAGGCCCAGGGCGGCGACGCGCTGATCATGCGCGGCTGGGAACAGGCCGCGCGGGTCGAGGTGGTCAGCCATCCGCAGTTCGCCTTGGCCAAGCTGTGGGACGGCGCGCTGGGCAGCCTCGCCTGGCTGCTCGCCTGCGGTCTGGTCAGCGCCGTGCTCGGCGGCTGGCTGCTGCGCACTCAACTCAAGCCCCTGGACCAGATGGTGCAGCAGGCCCACGCCATCACCCGCCGTGAATTCCTCACCCTGCCCAAGGAGCCGCGCACCCCGGAGCTCAAGCGCGTGGTGCAGGCGATGAACCAGATGGTCGACAAGCTCAAGGCGTTGTTCGCCGAGGAAGCCACCCGCAGCGAGAAGCTGCGCGAGGAGGCCTACCAGGACAGCCTTTCGGGCCTGGCCAACCGCCGCCTGTTCGATGCTCGCCTGGACGCGCAGCTCTCACCGTCCGAGCAGAACGCCGCCGGCTACCTGCTGCTGCTGCGCCTCAACGACCTCGCCGGACTCAACCAGCGCCTGGGCGGACAACGCACCGACGCGCTGATCCGCGACGTGGCCGAACTGCTGGAGCGTGAACGCGAGCAGCACGGCACCCCGGACTGGCTCGCCGCGCGCAGCCGTGGCGGTGAATTCACCCTGCTCGCTCCCGGCCTGGACAGCGCCAGCGCCGAGCACCTGGCGGACGAGCTGAGCGCCGCCCTGGAGAACCTGAAACGGACCGGCGCCAGCGACTGCACGCCGGTGGCGCACCTGGGCCTGGCGGCCTTCCGTCCGGGCGAATCCGCCGCAGGGGTGCTGTCCCGCGCCGACCAGGCGCTGGCCCAGGCACAGGCCACGCCGGACCGCACCTGGCAACGCCTGGACAGCTCCGGCAGCCAGCCGGCACAGGATTCCCGCGCCTGGCGCGACTGGCTCGACGACGCCCTGCAGAAGGGCAAGCTGCAGCTGTGGTTCCAGCCCGTGCGCGCGTGCGTCGAGAATGCCGAGCTGCTGCACCAGAAAGTCCTCGCGCGGCTGCTCGATCCCAAAGGCGAGGCCGTGGCCGCCGGGCAGTTCCTGCCCTGGATCGAGCGTTTCGGCTGGTCCGCGCGCTTCGACCTGGCCATGCTCGAACATGCCCTCGCCCACCTCGTCCAGCAACCGGCGCCACTGGCCTTGTCACTGTCGGCGGAAACCGTGCGCAGCGCCGAGCCGTTGCGCCAGCTCTTCGACATCCTGCGTGCCCATCCCCAGGAGGCACGGCTGATGATCCTGGAAGTGGACGAACGCTACCTGCCGCCGCCAGCGGAGCTGGAGAAGCTCGCCCAGTCGGTGCAGGAAGTCGGCGCCAGGCTCGGCCTGCAGCACTTCGGCGGACGCTTCAGCCTGATCGGCAACCTGACCCGCCTCGGCCTTGCCTACCTGAAGATCGATGGCAGCTACATCCGCGCCATCGACCAGGACAACGACAAGCGCCTGTTCATCGAGGCGATGTACCGCGCGTCCAACAGCATCGACCTGCCCCTGATCGCGGAGATGGTGGAGACCGAGGGCGAGTTGCAGGTGTTGCGGGAGATGGGGATTGCCGGGGCGATGGGCCGGCTCATTGGCGCGCCGAAGCCGTCGCAGAAGAACGGGGCATAGATCGGCAGAGCGCCTGGCATTGGCATGCCCCTAGAGGAGCGAGCTTGCTTGCGAAGCGATTTCGCAGCGGGGCCAGTTCGCGAGCAAGCTCGCTCCTACGAAAGTCCTCAATCCCTCGATCCGGCTCCGGTTCTTAAAAGACTTCCAGAAAAACATCCAAGCACTCCGAACCGCCCCGTTCAGGAGGCCTCGTTGAAGCGGAGTTTCAGGGGTTGAGCGACATGGATGTCGCGAGAGCCACGATGGGCCAGGGATGGCCCGTCGTGGCGTGCCCCTGAAACTTCGCTTCAGCGAGGGAATTTTTCGCCCCAAGCGAAAAACCGGATGTCCGGGGCAAGACTTTTTGGTTCCTTTTGTGGCGTTTGACAAAAGGGACTCGCCCGAGGGGGCGAAACAAAGTCTCGCCGCGCACGCCGAAGCGGCGCGGGAAACCTCGAAGCGAAGCAGACACATCGCGGACGGAGTCCGCTCCTACACGAGACGTTAGTCCTTCTTGCCCTTCTTCGCGCTTCCGTAAGCCGCCTCCAGCGCATCGTTGATCGTCTTGAGCACCTTCACCCGCGCATACCGCTTGTCGTTGGCCTCGATCAGCGTCCAGGGCGCAATCTCCGTGCTGGTGCGGTCAACCATGTCGCCCACCGCATCGGCATAGGCGTCCCATTTGTCACGGTTACGCCAGTCCTCTTCGGTGATCTTGAAGCGCTTGAAGGGGATCGATTCGCGCTCCTTGAAGCGCTCCAGCTGGGTGTCCTGATCGATGGACAGCCAGAACTTCACCACCACCACACCGAAGTTCGCCAACTGCTCCTCGAAGTCGTTGATCTCGCCGTAGGCGCGCAACCAATCGGCCTCGCTGCAGAAGCCCTCCACCCGCTCCACCAGCACCCGGCCGTACCAGGAACGGTCGAAGATGGTGAACTGGCGCAGCGCCGGCAGATGCCGCCAGAAGCGCCAGAGATAGGGCTGGGCCCGCTCTTCCTCGGTGGGTGCGGCGATCGGCACGATGCGGTATTGGCGCGGGTCCAGCGCATCGGTGACGCGGCGGATGGCGCCACCCTTGCCGGCGGCGTCGTTGCCCTCGAACACGGCGAGCAGGGAATGGCTACGGAAACGCTTGTCGCGTACCAGCGTGGCCAGCCGCGCCTGCTCCTTCGCCAGTTGCTCCTTGTAGCGGTCCTTGTCCAGCTTCAGGTTCAGGTCCAGCGCATCGAGCAGGCTCTTGTTGTCCAGGCTCGACACCAGCGGTGCCGCGTGCGGCTGTGGCTGCGGGCGGCCCTCGAGTTTCAACGCGGCCTGCAGGCCTTCGAGGATGGTGCGGCCCACCGTCAGGCTGCGATAGCGCTCCTCGGCGCCCTCGACGATGTACCAGGGTGCGTAGTCGCGGCTGGTGCGGCGCAGCACGCGCTCGCCGTAGCGCACGAACTTGTCGTAGACCTCGCTCTGCTTCCAGTCGAGCTCGCTCAGTTGCCAACTGCGCTGCGGGTCATTCTCCAGCGCCTTCAGGCGTTCCTTGAGCTGTTTCTTGGAGAGGTGGAACCAGAACTTGAAGATCAGCGCGCCTTCGTCGGAATACATGCGCTCGAAGCGTTCGGCATCGTTGATCAGACTGTCCAGCTGGCTGTCCTTGATGTCGCCGGAAACGCGCGCATAGAGCATCTGGCTGTACCAGTTGCCGAAGAAGATGCCGATCCGCCCCTTGGGCGGCAGCTTGCGCCAGAACCGCCACTGCGGCGGGCGGGCGAGTTCCTCGTCGGTGGGGAAGTGAAAACTTTCCACCTGGATCAGCCGCGGATCCATCCACTCGTTGAGCAGCTTCACCGTCTCGCCCTTGCCGGCCCCTTCGATGCCGTTGATCAGCACGATCACCGGGAAGCGCGACTGCTGCTTGAGTTCGTACTGTGCCTCGAGCAGGGCTTCGCGCAGTACCGCGACTTCCTTCTCGTAGATTTCCTTGTCGATGGAATGGCCAATCTCGGCGGATTCGAACATGCACCTCTCCTTGTCTCGAAGTGAGTAAAAGGTAGCGGATGTGACGCAGGCTGTCTGCGCGCCCAATCGGCTAAACTGCGGCCTTCGTTTCACTGCCCTGCCCTTGCCATGCCCTCTTCCATGCCAGAAAGCCATAGCGCCCAGATCGACTGGGACGAGAACGGCCAGCCCACTTCCCGCGTCTATGGCGACGTGTACTTCTCCCGCGATTCCGGTATCGCCGAGACGCACCACGTGTTCATCGCCGGCAACCGCCTGCCCGAACGCTTCGCCGCGCTGCCCGCCGGCGGACGCCTGTGCATCGGCGAGACGGGCTTCGGCACCGGGCTGAACTTTCTCTGCGCCTGGCAGCAGTTCGAGGCGCTGGCGCCAAGCGATGCGCGACTGCACTTCGTCACCACGGAGAAGTATCCGGTGGCGCCGCAGGACCTGCGCCGCGCCTTCGCTCTCTGGCCGGAACTGGCGCACCTGTCGGCACAACTGCAGGCGCAGTACGTCGCGATCAATCCCGGCTTCCAGCGCTTCGTCTTCGCCGAGGGCCGCGTGGTGCTGACGCTGCTGGTGGGCGATGTGCTCGACACCTTGCCCGAGCTGGACGCGCGCATCGATGCCTGGTTCCTCGACGGCTTCTCGCCGGCGAAGAACCCGCAGATGTGGAACGACGCGCTCTACGCCGAGCTCGCGCGCCTTTCCGCGCCAGGCACCACCATCGCCACCTTCACCAGCGCCGGTTTCGTCCGCCGCGGGCTGGGCGCGGCGGGTTTCAAGATTCGCCGCACCCTGGGCTTCGGCAAGAAATGGGAGATGTCCCAGGGCGAGTTCATCGGCGGCGAACAGCCGGCCGGCAAACCCTGGTACAGCCGACCTGCCAGCCCGAATGGCCCGCGCGAAGCGCTGGTGATCGGCGGTGGCATGGCCGGTTGCGCCAGCGCCGCTAGCCTTGCCGCGCGCGGCTGGCAGGTGAGGCTGATCGAACGCCACGCGGGCCTGGCCGAGGAAGCCTCGGGCAACCCCCAGGGCGTGCTCTATCTCAAGCTGTCCGCCCACGGCACGGCGCTGTCGCGGCTGATCGTCAGCGGCTTCGGCCATACCCGGCGGTTGATCGAGCGCTTGCAGAAAGGTGAGGAATGGTCCGATTGCGGCGTGCTGCAACTGGGCTTCGACGAGGCCGAGGCCGGGCGCCAGGCGAAGCTCGCCGACGCCTTCCCCGACTCGCTGCTGCGCCTGCTGGACAAGACTGAAGCCGAAACCATCGCCGGCGTCGGCCTGCCCGCCGGCGGGCTGTTCTACCCCGAGGGCGGCTGGGTGCATCCGCCGGCGCTGTGCCGCCACCTGGCGCAGCATCCGAACATCCGCGTAGTGACCGGCGAGGAAGTCCGCCTGCAGCGCGAAGCCGATGGCTGGAGTGCCTGGAGCGGCGAGGAAAAGCTCGCCAGCGCGCCCATCGCCATCCTCGCCACCGCCGCTGAAGTACGCCGCTTTGCGGGTGCCGAAACGCTGCCGATGAAGCGTATCCGTGGGCAGATCACGCGCATTCCCGCGACCATCGACAGCGCGGCGCTGAGCACGGTGGTCTGCGCCG includes these proteins:
- a CDS encoding efflux RND transporter periplasmic adaptor subunit translates to MQVQRRVWLAAGVLGVVALGAGFWGFSGGHEAPLAAAQPPGVPVTLARVAREDMTQNLDGVGTVTSLASVLVRPQVEGQLTALLVEEGQMVEKGQLLATIDDRAIAAALEQAEATKQSNQAQLRIVEQDLARYQTLIQRGSISRQTVEQSEAEAARLRATLRGNQAVIDAERVRLSYTRITSPVAGRVGIRNVDVGNLLRTNDSSGLFTVTQMSPISVVFALPQETLQQLQPLLAEDSPVAAHSRDGGQLLGEGHLRSIDNQVAASTGTIRVRAVFDNKDGKLWPGQFVTVDLQAGVLRNGLVLDSRAVRRGLDGAFVFRIADGKAVMVPVRVLQDIDGRSLVEGLAVGDEVVLDGHSRLTPGARVDVQGDVQTLARRSQP
- the lapG gene encoding cysteine protease LapG, encoding MQPPRGALWLFASPLRLRAGALLLALLALSAGAAWNFDTILKNAEQRYGNLGTAKSRIEAWGRLIDDSENLDEAAKLKAVNAFFNGALVFTDDRTVWHQEDYWATPVESLYKGAGDCEDYSIAKFVTLRRLGVASDKLRITYVKALQQNQAHMVLTYYASPTAEPLVLDNLIPQIKPASQRKDLLPVYAFNAEGLWLPGPGGGKRTGDSKKLSRWQDLLTKMRAEGLDLDETR
- the lapD gene encoding cyclic di-GMP receptor LapD; amino-acid sequence: MSLLKQLFLAICLFLVVAFAGSFAASLESSREQMISQLRSHAQDAATALGLSLTPHVDDPAMIELMVSSIFDSGYFATIRVVSIPEGKVIVERDSDTQNQQVPAWFARLVNLKAQGGDALIMRGWEQAARVEVVSHPQFALAKLWDGALGSLAWLLACGLVSAVLGGWLLRTQLKPLDQMVQQAHAITRREFLTLPKEPRTPELKRVVQAMNQMVDKLKALFAEEATRSEKLREEAYQDSLSGLANRRLFDARLDAQLSPSEQNAAGYLLLLRLNDLAGLNQRLGGQRTDALIRDVAELLEREREQHGTPDWLAARSRGGEFTLLAPGLDSASAEHLADELSAALENLKRTGASDCTPVAHLGLAAFRPGESAAGVLSRADQALAQAQATPDRTWQRLDSSGSQPAQDSRAWRDWLDDALQKGKLQLWFQPVRACVENAELLHQKVLARLLDPKGEAVAAGQFLPWIERFGWSARFDLAMLEHALAHLVQQPAPLALSLSAETVRSAEPLRQLFDILRAHPQEARLMILEVDERYLPPPAELEKLAQSVQEVGARLGLQHFGGRFSLIGNLTRLGLAYLKIDGSYIRAIDQDNDKRLFIEAMYRASNSIDLPLIAEMVETEGELQVLREMGIAGAMGRLIGAPKPSQKNGA
- the pap gene encoding polyphosphate:AMP phosphotransferase, which codes for MFESAEIGHSIDKEIYEKEVAVLREALLEAQYELKQQSRFPVIVLINGIEGAGKGETVKLLNEWMDPRLIQVESFHFPTDEELARPPQWRFWRKLPPKGRIGIFFGNWYSQMLYARVSGDIKDSQLDSLINDAERFERMYSDEGALIFKFWFHLSKKQLKERLKALENDPQRSWQLSELDWKQSEVYDKFVRYGERVLRRTSRDYAPWYIVEGAEERYRSLTVGRTILEGLQAALKLEGRPQPQPHAAPLVSSLDNKSLLDALDLNLKLDKDRYKEQLAKEQARLATLVRDKRFRSHSLLAVFEGNDAAGKGGAIRRVTDALDPRQYRIVPIAAPTEEERAQPYLWRFWRHLPALRQFTIFDRSWYGRVLVERVEGFCSEADWLRAYGEINDFEEQLANFGVVVVKFWLSIDQDTQLERFKERESIPFKRFKITEEDWRNRDKWDAYADAVGDMVDRTSTEIAPWTLIEANDKRYARVKVLKTINDALEAAYGSAKKGKKD
- the mnmC gene encoding bifunctional tRNA (5-methylaminomethyl-2-thiouridine)(34)-methyltransferase MnmD/FAD-dependent 5-carboxymethylaminomethyl-2-thiouridine(34) oxidoreductase MnmC is translated as MPESHSAQIDWDENGQPTSRVYGDVYFSRDSGIAETHHVFIAGNRLPERFAALPAGGRLCIGETGFGTGLNFLCAWQQFEALAPSDARLHFVTTEKYPVAPQDLRRAFALWPELAHLSAQLQAQYVAINPGFQRFVFAEGRVVLTLLVGDVLDTLPELDARIDAWFLDGFSPAKNPQMWNDALYAELARLSAPGTTIATFTSAGFVRRGLGAAGFKIRRTLGFGKKWEMSQGEFIGGEQPAGKPWYSRPASPNGPREALVIGGGMAGCASAASLAARGWQVRLIERHAGLAEEASGNPQGVLYLKLSAHGTALSRLIVSGFGHTRRLIERLQKGEEWSDCGVLQLGFDEAEAGRQAKLADAFPDSLLRLLDKTEAETIAGVGLPAGGLFYPEGGWVHPPALCRHLAQHPNIRVVTGEEVRLQREADGWSAWSGEEKLASAPIAILATAAEVRRFAGAETLPMKRIRGQITRIPATIDSAALSTVVCAEGYVAPPRHGEHTLGASFEFKRDDTEPSLEEHLGNLDLLAEISTDLTARMHIAQLDPATLQGRAAFRCTTPDYLPLVGPLADREAFANAYAVLGKDARQIPDTPCPWLDGLYLNSAHGSRGLVTAPLAGELLAAWIDGEPLPLPRAVAEACHPNRFFLRDIVRGQKNS